DNA sequence from the Bacteroidales bacterium genome:
GCTTTACTCTCTTGGTTAAGATGCCTTCAATTGCATCTTCCTGCGATTCATAAACTTTAGCCTTGCCTTTGAAGATTAAAATACTCTCATCAACACCTGCCGTTTTTACCACACAGCCTTTGCTGGCAATATTTCCAAAAAGAACGGCCAAACCACCATCGTTGCTGTAAGCATTTTCTAAAGACCGTATGCATCCCTTTTGCTCATCCAAATCAAGACTTTCATATTGATTTTCTTGAGATCCTAGGATTAGATTTTTAAATCCTCCTGGCGCTGAATGGTATAGCTTTTGAGCTTCCTCTGAAATATTTTCTTCCTTAACATCATAGGTATTTAATACCTCTGATAAAGAAGGCAATAAAACATGAGGAACATTTCCATTTATTAAATTTCCTTTTCGTAATTCATTTAAAATTCTAACAACGCCTCCCGCTCTGTTTACATCTTGTATATGATAATTTGAGTTTGGCGAAACCTTACATAAAACGGGTACTTTACGCGATAATTCATCTACATCTTTCATAGAGAATTGTACTTCGGCTTCATGAGCAATTGCTAATAAATGTAGTATTGTATTTGATGAACCACCCATAGCAATATCTAAAGTCATAGCATTTAAAAACGAAGTGCGTGTAGCTATTGAGCGAGGCAATACTTTGCTATTTCCATTATGATAATAATCAAATGTATTTCTAACAATAGTTTCGGCAGCTTTTTCAAAAAGGCTTTTGCGATTCGCATGTGTGGCGACTATTGTTCCGTTTCCGGGTAGAGAAAGTCCAAGAGATTCTGTAAGGCAATTCATAGAGTTAGCCGTAAACATACCAGAGCAAGATCCACAGGTAGGACAAGCGTTTCGTTCAATTGCAAAAACCTCTTCATCATCTACAGATTCGTCGGCTGCAATAACCATAGCATCAACTAGATCCAATTTTTTAGTTCCTACAATACCTGCTTCCATTGGTCCTCCCGAAACAAATACCGTAGGAATATTTAAACGCATAGCAGCGATTAACATTCCGGGTGTTATTTTATCACAATTCGAAATGCAAATCATAGCATCTACCTGATGTGCATTGCACATATATTCTATGCTGTCGGCAATTAAATCGCGCGAAGGCAGTGAATACAACATTCCACTATGTCCCATAGCTATACCATCATCAATGGCAATGGTATTAAACTCGGGAGCAAAGC
Encoded proteins:
- the ilvD gene encoding dihydroxy-acid dehydratase gives rise to the protein MNELRSNTSTAGRKMAGARSLWRANGMTEKQFGKPIIAVVNSFTQLVPGHTHLHQIGQDVKALIEKEGCFAPEFNTIAIDDGIAMGHSGMLYSLPSRDLIADSIEYMCNAHQVDAMICISNCDKITPGMLIAAMRLNIPTVFVSGGPMEAGIVGTKKLDLVDAMVIAADESVDDEEVFAIERNACPTCGSCSGMFTANSMNCLTESLGLSLPGNGTIVATHANRKSLFEKAAETIVRNTFDYYHNGNSKVLPRSIATRTSFLNAMTLDIAMGGSSNTILHLLAIAHEAEVQFSMKDVDELSRKVPVLCKVSPNSNYHIQDVNRAGGVVRILNELRKGNLINGNVPHVLLPSLSEVLNTYDVKEENISEEAQKLYHSAPGGFKNLILGSQENQYESLDLDEQKGCIRSLENAYSNDGGLAVLFGNIASKGCVVKTAGVDESILIFKGKAKVYESQEDAIEGILTKRVKPGDVVVIRYEGPKGGPGMQEMLYPTSYLKTMKLDKECALL